The following coding sequences are from one Acidobacteriota bacterium window:
- a CDS encoding cupin domain-containing protein — MDTTIKKVSSAHSPEGDDGETYLVSGIGLAMRLWKRKAPTKKKETHRNPYETVGFVISGKAKLHVGEQMVTLEKGDSWLVPKDVDHRYEILETFTAVEATAPPAHLHGRDD; from the coding sequence ATGGACACGACGATCAAGAAGGTGAGCTCGGCTCACTCACCGGAGGGCGACGATGGTGAGACGTATCTCGTCTCCGGAATCGGCCTCGCGATGAGACTTTGGAAGCGGAAAGCACCGACGAAAAAGAAGGAGACGCACCGGAATCCATACGAGACGGTCGGGTTCGTCATCTCCGGGAAGGCGAAGCTTCACGTCGGCGAACAGATGGTGACGCTGGAGAAAGGGGACAGCTGGCTGGTGCCGAAGGACGTCGACCACCGATACGAGATTCTCGAGACGTTCACGGCGGTCGAAGCGACGGCGCCTCCGGCACATCTTCACGGAAGGGACGACTGA
- the ligD gene encoding DNA ligase D, with product MAKADKARRLLEKIFPPMLATSVETLPASVTEWILEPKFDGYRGLAGISGGEVSLLSRNRLDLGQRFSGIVAALGKLGLDDTVLDGEIAAFDENRIARFEMTQHSSDSAFFVVFDILHHDGRDLRNLPIEERREVLEKVFRRKRNRTVSVVSRYEAGLDDALADAEQAGHEGLIAKKPGSRYEPRRSRAWLKIKFGGNQELIVVGYTLLKDRTDAIGALLLAVREGRSLRYAGKVGTGFSTRQRHELFDLLESIEVPKPPLPLGKNRIKGAKWVEPRLIAQVKFSEWTHEGQLRHPSFVAMRDDKEVADVVREKTMSTAPEVRFTNPDRVLYPRQGYTKRDLAEYYSAVAHALVPALEGRPLALEHWNDGIDEEPWFEQSVRDNIPGWLTVVETPTRTRRGTARHLVVDRPETLLYLAQHSVLTIHTWASRAGSLESPDWMIFDLDPAKTKGFPQAIEAALVFRALFDTLGLPSFPKTSGKNGLHVLVPLQPGYDFERVTNFACRVSETVAAEVPGITVERTVAKRRGRLYADCLQNGYGKTIVAPYSPRGIDGAPVSAPLEWKEVKPGLDPAAFTIKTMPKRLEKKGDLFAPALREGVAIPTTS from the coding sequence ATGGCCAAAGCAGACAAGGCTCGCAGGCTTCTCGAAAAAATTTTCCCCCCGATGCTCGCGACATCGGTCGAGACTCTTCCGGCGAGCGTGACGGAATGGATTCTCGAGCCGAAATTCGACGGCTACCGCGGCCTCGCCGGCATCAGCGGCGGCGAAGTCTCGCTGCTCAGCAGAAACCGGCTCGACCTCGGGCAACGCTTTTCGGGCATCGTCGCCGCGCTCGGAAAGCTCGGGCTCGATGACACGGTACTCGACGGCGAGATCGCGGCTTTCGACGAGAACCGGATTGCGCGCTTCGAGATGACGCAGCACTCGAGCGACTCGGCCTTCTTCGTCGTATTCGACATCCTCCATCACGACGGCCGTGATCTCCGCAATCTTCCGATCGAGGAGCGGCGAGAGGTCCTCGAAAAAGTTTTCCGGCGAAAGCGAAATCGAACCGTGTCGGTCGTCTCCCGCTACGAGGCTGGTCTCGACGACGCCCTTGCCGATGCGGAGCAGGCGGGGCACGAAGGTCTGATCGCAAAAAAACCCGGCTCCCGCTACGAGCCGCGCCGGTCGCGTGCGTGGCTCAAGATCAAGTTCGGCGGGAATCAGGAGTTGATCGTCGTCGGCTACACGCTGCTGAAAGACCGGACCGACGCGATCGGCGCGCTGCTCCTGGCCGTTCGCGAAGGGCGGTCGCTTCGCTACGCCGGCAAGGTCGGCACCGGCTTCTCGACGCGTCAGCGCCACGAGCTGTTCGATCTGCTCGAATCAATCGAAGTGCCGAAGCCGCCGCTTCCCCTCGGCAAGAACCGTATCAAGGGGGCGAAGTGGGTCGAGCCGAGGCTCATCGCGCAGGTGAAATTCTCGGAGTGGACCCATGAAGGACAGCTCCGGCATCCGTCTTTCGTCGCGATGCGGGACGACAAGGAGGTCGCAGACGTGGTCCGTGAAAAAACAATGAGCACCGCTCCCGAGGTCCGGTTCACGAATCCCGACCGGGTTCTCTATCCCCGGCAGGGCTACACCAAGCGGGATCTCGCCGAGTACTACTCCGCGGTGGCCCATGCGCTCGTCCCCGCGCTCGAAGGGCGCCCGCTCGCGCTGGAGCACTGGAACGACGGAATCGACGAGGAGCCGTGGTTCGAGCAGAGCGTGCGCGACAACATCCCAGGTTGGCTCACCGTGGTCGAAACTCCGACGAGAACGAGAAGGGGGACGGCGCGTCATCTCGTCGTCGATCGTCCCGAGACCCTTCTCTATCTCGCTCAGCACTCTGTCCTGACGATCCACACCTGGGCATCGCGAGCGGGTTCTCTCGAGTCACCCGACTGGATGATCTTCGACCTCGACCCGGCAAAAACCAAAGGCTTTCCACAGGCGATCGAGGCTGCCCTCGTCTTCAGAGCGCTGTTCGACACGCTCGGGCTCCCCTCGTTTCCGAAAACGTCCGGCAAGAATGGCCTGCACGTCCTCGTACCGCTTCAGCCGGGTTACGACTTCGAACGTGTCACGAACTTCGCCTGCCGGGTTTCCGAGACGGTGGCCGCGGAGGTCCCCGGAATCACGGTCGAGCGGACGGTGGCGAAGCGACGCGGTCGTCTCTACGCCGACTGTCTTCAGAACGGATACGGTAAAACGATAGTCGCTCCCTATTCGCCTCGAGGGATCGACGGCGCTCCGGTCTCCGCGCCGCTCGAATGGAAAGAGGTCAAACCGGGGCTCGACCCGGCGGCATTCACGATCAAGACGATGCCGAAGCGACTCGAAAAGAAAGGCGATCTCTTCGCCCCCGCTCTGCGGGAAGGAGTGGCGATTCCGACGACGTCATGA
- the thpR gene encoding RNA 2',3'-cyclic phosphodiesterase, whose amino-acid sequence MGDLPANPGRSRRREADQRKRRGDPLRLFIAWTVPETLATEIHARIEQIRGALPRASWTKPAQLHLTFAFLGEQDVSVVPRVSEGLDNAARSSGPFDVRLSEVSAFPEPGRPRVLWIGLERNSGLEAIADSVRTALDSANVDYDRKPFRSHLTLGRAKDRWRRADLENLAGALESFRGRSCPVSAISLYESRLGSGGATHVEAARFPLRS is encoded by the coding sequence ATCGGAGACCTTCCCGCAAACCCGGGTCGAAGTCGAAGAAGAGAAGCGGATCAGCGAAAAAGAAGAGGTGATCCGCTGCGTCTCTTCATCGCCTGGACGGTTCCGGAGACTCTGGCCACCGAGATCCACGCTCGAATCGAGCAGATTCGGGGCGCGTTGCCACGCGCCTCCTGGACGAAGCCGGCGCAGCTTCATCTGACTTTTGCCTTTCTCGGGGAACAGGATGTGAGCGTCGTCCCCCGAGTTTCAGAGGGTCTCGACAACGCCGCCAGATCCTCGGGGCCATTCGACGTCCGGCTTTCCGAAGTTTCTGCCTTTCCCGAGCCTGGCCGGCCGAGGGTTCTGTGGATTGGACTCGAGCGCAACTCCGGTCTGGAAGCGATCGCAGATTCGGTCCGGACAGCACTCGACTCGGCGAATGTCGACTACGATCGAAAGCCGTTCAGGAGCCATCTCACGCTCGGAAGAGCGAAGGACCGCTGGCGGAGAGCCGACCTCGAGAATCTCGCGGGCGCTCTCGAGAGCTTTCGGGGGCGATCGTGTCCGGTCTCCGCGATCTCCCTCTACGAGAGCCGGCTCGGAAGCGGCGGCGCCACACATGTCGAAGCCGCACGCTTCCCCCTCCGCTCATGA
- a CDS encoding aspartate ammonia-lyase — MSSKRSSRGRIERDTMGEVRVPSKALYGAQTQRAVQNFPVSGIREHPVFIHAYVQVKRAAAVVNGRTGQLSRKRSRAIIAACDEILGEASKTKGRRDLRAAPPEHYVAPEYVDQFVVDVFQAGAGTSFHMNVNEVLANLANRSLGGELGVYDPIHPNDHVNMGQSTNDTFPTSSCLAILLYLRELLPALDQLASSLERKGKEFGKVIKSGRTHLQDAVPVTLGQEFAAWGAAVRRAIRLIEQAADELRELAIGGSATGTGLNTEVGYRWEIVSELSKRTGLELSSMDDLREAMQSQQPNATFSAALRNLALELTRITNDIRLLSSGPLTGLAEIRLPPVQPGSSIMPGKVNPSIPECMNQVAFHVIGADATVAFAVQAGQLELNVMMPLIIYETLFSMEILRNFVPVFAEKCIDGIEANEERAEGYYIASPSLATALNPIIGYDEAAILAKESARTGEPIPELMKSRDIGVTDRQMKDIFSPGFLTGQADRRPSRKPGSKSKKRSGSAKKKR; from the coding sequence ATGAGCTCAAAGCGATCATCCAGAGGCCGTATCGAGCGCGACACCATGGGCGAAGTCCGCGTTCCGTCCAAAGCGTTGTACGGAGCGCAGACCCAGCGGGCGGTCCAGAACTTTCCAGTCAGCGGCATCCGCGAACATCCCGTTTTCATCCATGCCTACGTCCAGGTGAAGCGGGCCGCCGCCGTCGTCAACGGGCGAACGGGGCAGCTGTCGCGAAAGAGATCGAGAGCCATCATCGCTGCCTGCGACGAGATCCTCGGCGAGGCATCGAAGACGAAGGGGCGGCGGGATCTTCGCGCGGCTCCGCCGGAACACTACGTCGCGCCGGAATACGTCGATCAATTCGTCGTCGACGTCTTTCAGGCGGGCGCGGGTACTTCATTTCACATGAACGTGAACGAAGTTCTGGCGAATCTGGCGAACCGTTCTCTCGGTGGTGAGCTGGGTGTGTACGACCCGATTCACCCCAACGATCACGTCAACATGGGGCAGTCGACCAACGACACGTTTCCGACGTCGTCCTGTCTTGCAATTCTTCTGTATCTGCGCGAGCTTCTCCCTGCGCTCGACCAGCTCGCGTCCAGTCTGGAGCGTAAGGGAAAAGAGTTCGGGAAGGTGATCAAATCAGGCCGGACGCATCTGCAGGATGCCGTTCCGGTCACACTCGGACAGGAGTTCGCTGCATGGGGGGCGGCGGTTCGGCGGGCGATCCGGTTGATCGAACAGGCTGCCGACGAGCTGAGAGAGCTCGCCATCGGAGGCTCTGCGACCGGAACCGGTCTCAACACCGAAGTCGGTTATCGATGGGAGATCGTGAGCGAGCTGTCGAAGCGGACGGGTCTCGAGCTCTCGTCGATGGATGATCTTCGGGAGGCAATGCAGTCGCAGCAGCCGAATGCCACGTTCTCCGCGGCGCTCCGGAATCTCGCGCTCGAGCTCACGCGGATCACGAACGACATCCGTCTGCTCTCGTCCGGACCTCTGACCGGTCTCGCCGAGATCCGCCTTCCACCCGTTCAGCCCGGCTCGTCGATCATGCCCGGCAAGGTGAATCCTTCGATACCCGAGTGCATGAACCAGGTGGCGTTCCATGTGATCGGGGCCGATGCAACCGTTGCATTCGCCGTTCAGGCAGGACAGCTCGAGCTCAACGTCATGATGCCCCTGATCATCTACGAAACCCTCTTCAGCATGGAGATTCTCCGGAACTTCGTGCCGGTGTTCGCGGAGAAGTGCATCGACGGAATCGAAGCGAACGAAGAGCGCGCCGAGGGCTATTACATCGCGTCGCCGTCGCTGGCGACGGCGCTCAATCCGATCATCGGGTACGACGAAGCGGCGATTCTCGCGAAAGAGTCCGCCAGGACCGGAGAGCCGATTCCGGAGCTCATGAAGTCCCGCGACATCGGCGTCACCGACCGGCAGATGAAAGATATCTTCAGCCCTGGCTTTCTGACGGGCCAGGCCGATCGGAGACCTTCCCGCAAACCCGGGTCGAAGTCGAAGAAGAGAAGCGGATCAGCGAAAAAGAAGAGGTGA
- the bamA gene encoding outer membrane protein assembly factor BamA → MRRGCALMVVLMAAGFAGSAFGQVSELYGEIVGTVDLFSESAIDEPALRPLISVEPGQPLSLTEVQSSIKTLFGTGRFRDIRVDARPSGAGVDVTFRMTLHYFVGDIRWEIEGADTDVRPRRESKLESGKVFSLSAVDRNAVAVQRAYVREGYLEAVVDPAVAFSRENDRADVTFYVVPGPRATVSAITFDGDTGPFAPAELEGKMDSRVGAAYEVDRARSDADRIEDFLARENFRRADVRFAEGVYDDESASVRLLYEVQIGPKVRVEVEGVDEDDVRRIVRFSGTERYTVDKVGRTVDDLVERYQRRGYYFVDVDTREGTVDGDYVITYTIDPGQSYELEDVRFSGNETFSNSELRDVVATAPPGVFTELLAAIIRRRTGITTRELQDDRDALEAFYLLEGFTTVEVRRPVVEPINETSIAVTFPIVEGPRSIVTAVEVIGIEQREGDLPDLLVEPGEPLNPQSVGLDIVSIRSAYGDEGFAEIRVEPVIEFSDDRTEAIVRYELTEGPQTFIGKVAVRGNTYTKESVILRKARLEEGAPFTWRALLEAQQRLYRLGIFSIVEILPNPSPSAAQIRDISIQVREGNVLTVSGSVGYSTEDQARGSAAVSHRNLFGTGRYLGLDGTVSQRVDRFVLTYREPFLFGYDIPTQANLYSRDEERADGAARISTFGASVELTRVLAEQFRWGLRYEYRLNDCVSGELCDLATSGFPIEGIDPEDQEIQISSITPSAFWDRRDDPVNPSNGFYAGLSIEYAFPMLRAETEFLKGFLQGAGYWSVTERTQFVFAGRFGMTEPLGDVELARTVPFAERFLAGGERTHRGFELDRLGIPCQTLIPDPADVPEGQSCQEYVETAEDVRLIPIGGNALAIINVEYRYPIFGSLHGAVFVDGGNVWREIEDIDTSEIRWGAGLGARYLTPVGPVRLDVGFNLDPAPYEDRYEIFLTLGYAF, encoded by the coding sequence GTGAGAAGAGGCTGCGCACTGATGGTCGTTCTGATGGCGGCCGGCTTTGCCGGCTCCGCCTTCGGACAGGTGAGCGAGCTCTATGGCGAGATCGTCGGCACGGTCGATCTGTTTTCGGAATCGGCCATCGACGAGCCGGCGCTTCGTCCTCTGATCAGCGTCGAGCCGGGCCAGCCTCTGTCGCTGACCGAGGTTCAGAGCTCGATCAAGACGTTGTTCGGAACCGGCAGATTTCGCGACATCCGGGTCGACGCACGTCCCTCCGGCGCTGGCGTCGACGTCACTTTCCGCATGACGCTCCACTACTTCGTCGGCGACATCAGATGGGAGATCGAAGGTGCCGACACGGACGTTCGCCCGCGGCGGGAGTCGAAACTGGAGAGCGGGAAGGTGTTCAGCCTCAGCGCGGTCGATCGAAACGCGGTGGCGGTGCAGAGAGCGTACGTGCGGGAGGGCTACCTCGAGGCTGTCGTCGATCCGGCAGTCGCGTTTTCGCGGGAGAACGACCGGGCGGACGTGACGTTCTACGTCGTTCCCGGCCCCCGGGCCACGGTCAGCGCGATCACCTTTGACGGGGATACGGGGCCATTCGCTCCGGCCGAGCTCGAAGGAAAGATGGACAGCAGAGTCGGCGCGGCGTACGAAGTCGATCGCGCGCGAAGCGATGCCGACCGAATCGAGGACTTTCTCGCACGCGAAAACTTCCGCAGGGCTGACGTTCGGTTCGCCGAGGGTGTGTACGACGACGAATCGGCATCGGTGAGGCTGCTCTACGAGGTCCAGATCGGACCGAAAGTCCGTGTCGAGGTGGAAGGCGTCGACGAGGACGATGTCCGGAGAATCGTTCGCTTCAGCGGAACTGAACGCTACACCGTGGACAAGGTCGGGCGAACGGTTGACGACCTCGTCGAGCGTTATCAGAGGCGCGGCTACTACTTCGTCGATGTCGACACCAGGGAAGGAACCGTCGATGGGGATTACGTCATCACCTACACCATCGATCCGGGGCAGAGCTACGAGCTCGAGGACGTCCGATTTTCGGGCAACGAGACTTTCTCGAATTCCGAGCTTCGCGATGTCGTTGCGACGGCTCCTCCGGGCGTGTTCACCGAACTGCTCGCGGCGATCATCCGGCGGAGGACAGGCATCACGACCCGGGAGCTTCAGGACGACCGAGACGCCCTGGAGGCTTTCTATCTTCTCGAAGGCTTCACGACCGTCGAGGTTCGAAGACCCGTCGTCGAACCGATCAATGAAACCTCGATCGCCGTGACCTTCCCGATCGTCGAGGGGCCACGATCGATCGTCACCGCTGTCGAGGTGATCGGTATCGAACAGAGAGAGGGAGACCTTCCAGACCTGCTGGTCGAGCCCGGCGAGCCCCTCAATCCGCAGTCGGTCGGACTCGACATCGTCTCGATCAGAAGCGCCTACGGTGACGAAGGTTTCGCCGAGATCAGAGTCGAACCGGTGATCGAGTTCAGCGACGACCGAACCGAAGCCATCGTCCGCTATGAATTGACCGAGGGCCCGCAGACCTTCATCGGAAAAGTGGCGGTCCGCGGCAACACCTATACGAAGGAGTCGGTCATCCTCCGGAAAGCCCGGCTCGAGGAGGGGGCGCCGTTCACCTGGAGAGCCCTGCTCGAAGCGCAGCAACGCCTTTACCGGCTCGGCATATTCAGCATCGTCGAGATTCTTCCGAATCCCTCCCCGAGCGCCGCGCAGATCCGCGACATCTCGATCCAGGTCAGAGAGGGAAACGTCCTGACGGTTTCCGGCTCAGTCGGATACTCCACCGAGGATCAGGCGCGTGGAAGCGCCGCGGTATCGCATCGCAATCTCTTCGGAACCGGCCGTTATCTCGGTCTCGACGGTACCGTCTCGCAACGTGTAGACCGTTTCGTCCTCACGTATCGGGAACCATTCCTCTTCGGTTACGACATCCCGACCCAGGCGAACCTCTACAGCCGCGACGAGGAACGTGCAGACGGTGCCGCGCGCATTTCGACCTTCGGCGCCTCGGTCGAGCTGACCCGCGTTCTCGCCGAGCAGTTCCGCTGGGGCCTACGCTACGAATACCGATTGAACGACTGCGTTTCGGGGGAGCTGTGCGACCTCGCCACCTCGGGCTTTCCGATCGAGGGCATCGATCCGGAGGACCAGGAGATCCAGATCTCCAGCATCACGCCCAGCGCCTTCTGGGATCGCCGCGACGATCCGGTCAATCCGAGCAACGGCTTTTACGCCGGCCTCTCCATCGAGTACGCATTTCCGATGCTCAGAGCCGAGACCGAGTTCCTGAAGGGATTTCTGCAGGGTGCAGGCTATTGGTCGGTGACCGAGCGCACTCAGTTCGTTTTCGCCGGACGCTTCGGCATGACCGAGCCGCTCGGGGACGTCGAGTTGGCACGCACCGTCCCCTTCGCCGAGAGGTTTCTCGCCGGAGGTGAGCGGACGCATCGCGGCTTCGAGCTCGACCGTCTCGGCATCCCCTGCCAGACTCTCATCCCCGATCCCGCCGACGTACCCGAGGGGCAGAGCTGCCAGGAGTATGTCGAGACTGCCGAAGACGTAAGGCTGATTCCGATCGGGGGAAACGCGCTCGCGATCATCAATGTCGAGTATCGATATCCGATCTTCGGCAGCCTTCACGGAGCGGTGTTCGTCGATGGTGGCAATGTCTGGCGTGAGATCGAGGACATCGACACCTCCGAGATCCGCTGGGGCGCGGGCCTCGGTGCGCGATACCTCACACCCGTCGGTCCGGTCCGTCTCGACGTCGGATTCAATCTCGACCCCGCTCCCTATGAGGACCGCTATGAGATCTTCCTCACCCTCGGATACGCTTTCTGA